A DNA window from Chiroxiphia lanceolata isolate bChiLan1 chromosome 6, bChiLan1.pri, whole genome shotgun sequence contains the following coding sequences:
- the LOC116789079 gene encoding actin-like, with protein MMSLLVPTLAGLLCGQHQDVMVGVDQKDSNVEGEAPSKRGILRLKYPIEHRVISNWSDMGKILTSFFLQQTLVLLEEHPTLLTETPLNLKANHGKNDSDSV; from the exons ATGATGAGTTTGCTGGTGCCCACCTTGGCTGGACTCCTGTGTGGGCAGCACCAA GATGTTATGGTTGGAGTGGATCAAAAAGACAGCAATGTAGAGGGTGAAGCACCAAGTAAAAGAGGGATCCTGAGGCTGAAATACCCCATTGAGCACAGAGTTATCAGTAACTGGAGTGACATGGGAAAG ATTTTGACATCATTCTTCCTACAGCAAACTCTGGTTTTGCTGGAGGAACATCCCACCCTTTTGACTGAGACCCCCTTGAATCTTAAGGCCAACCATGGAAAAAATGACTCAG ATTCTGTTTAA